In Cellulomonas sp. JZ18, the DNA window TGGTCGGGCAGGCGGCACCCGTCCTCTGACGACGTCGGCACGTCCCGGCGGCTCGTCCCCTCGGCACTCCCGTCGGCACGTCCCCTCGGCACGTCCCGCAGGGTCGTCCGGGCGGCGCGGCTCGTCCCGCCCGCTCGTCGCGCCGGCTCGGTGCGTCCCGCCGCACAGCCCCACGCCGGCCCCGCACCGTCGCTGCCCGCGCCCGCACCGGCGCGGGGCTGCGTGCCCGCGCGCCGGCTCCCTCGCCGCCCTACCGTGTCCCCGTCCGCCGCGCCCGCGGCGACCGACGCGAGACCACGCCTGGAGGTGCGCGATGAGCAGCCCGATCCCCGACCCGGGTGCCGTGCCCGACGAGCCGCAGTTCACCGACGTCCCGGGCGACGACGCCCAGCCGGACGACCCGCGCGAGGAGCAGCCGCTGCCGAGCGACGACCCGCCGCCGGCCGTGCCGGACGCGCCGGACCCGGACGACCTGCCCCTGCCCGGCGGGGCGAACCCGTCCTGAGGTGTCCGAGGCGGAGGAGCGCCTGCGTTCCGTCGCCGCGGCGTTCACCGACGTCCCGGGCGTCGTGCTGCCCGCGGCCGGGCCGCGGCACTTCGGCACGGCGACGCTGCGCGTGCACGGGCGGATCGCGGCGATGACGCCGCACGAGCACCTGGTCGTGAAGCTGCCCGCGCGGCGCGTCGCGGAGCTCGTGGCGTCCGGCGAGGGCCTGCCGTTCCCGGTCGACCGCCCGCCCATGCGGGAGTGGGTGCGCGTCGCGTCGTCCGACCCGGACGTGTGGCGCGGCCTCGTCGCGGAGGCGCTGGCGTTCGTCGAGGGCTGAGTCGGGGCAGGGCGCCGGCTCGGACAGGACCGGCCGGGGACGACGGGCTCGGGAACGACCTACCCGGGAACGACGTGCCCGGGTAGGTCGACGTGCCCGGGAACGACGACGGCGAGGAGAGACCTCTCCCCGCCACTCTCAACGTATAGCGGACCCGGGGTCTTGCGGCAAGGCCCCCGTCGTCGTCGAGGATGACCGACCTCGACCGATGGGAGCGCCACCGTGTACCCCGTGACCAGCGTCTTCGCCCTGCCCGCACGCCTCGCCGCCAAGGCGGACCCCGCGCTCGTCGCCCAGGACGAGGAGCACCTGACGGCGGTCGCCGACGCCGTCGCGCGGTCCGTCGACGTCCTGTCCGCCCGGCTCGACGCCGTCCGACGCGCCCCCGCGGGCCCGGCCGGGCAGGCCGTCGAGCGGGACCAGGAGGTCCACCGCCTGACCGCGCGGCTGCGCACGCTGCGACGCTTCGGTGCGGACCTGTGCCTGGGGCGCATGGTCCGCGCGGACGACGCCGCGCCCGTGTACGTCGGGCGGCTGGGGCTCACCGACGAGGACGGCCGGCGCCTGCTCGTCGACTGGCGCTCGCCCGCCGCCGCGCCGTTCTTCGGCGCGACGCACGCCGACCCGATGGGCCTCGTCAGCCGCCGGCGCTACCGCTGGACCGGCGGCCGCGTGACCGACTTCTGGGACGAGGTGTTCACACCCGACGGCCTGACGGGGCACGCGGCGCTCGACGACCAGTCCGCGTTCCTCGCCGAGCTCGCCGCGGCGCGCACCCCCCGGATGCGCGACGTGCTCGGCACCTTGCAGGCCGACCAGGACGCCGTCGTCCGGGCCGGGTCGGACGGCGCCCTCGTGGTGGACGGCGGCCCCGGCACCGGCAAGACGGTGGTCGCGCTGCACCGCACCGCCTACCTGCTGCACTCCGACCCGCGCCTGGGCCACCGCCGGGGCGGGGTGCTGGTGGTCGGCCCGCACGCGCCGTACCTCGCGTACGTCGAGGACGTGCTGCCGAGCCTGGGCGAGGAGGGCGTGCGCACGTGCACGCTGCGCGACCTCGTGCCGGAGGGCGCGACGGCGGTGGAGGAGACCGACCCCGAGGTGGCCCGTCTCAAGGCGTCGCTGGACATGGTGCGGGCGATCGAGCCGGCGGTGCGGTTCTCCGAGCGGCCGCCGACGGCCCGCCTCGTCGTCGACACCCCGTGGGTCGACGTCCCCGTCGGGCCCGACGACTGGGCCGAGGCGTTCGACGCCGCCGAGCCCGGTACGCCCCACAACGAGGCGCGCGACCAGGTGTGGGAGGCGCTGCTCGACGCCCTCGTCGACCGGCACGCCGACGACGACGTGCCGGCGGACCCGCTGCGCCGCGCGCTGGCGCGCGACCGGGACCTGCGCCGCACCTTCGGGCGGGCATGGCCCCTGCTCGACGCCGCCGACCTCGTGGCCGACCTGTGGTCGGTCCCCGCGTACCTGCGGCTCTGCGCGCCGTGGCTCGCGCCCGAGCAGGTCCGCCTGCTCCAGCGCCCCGACCCGCGCGCCTGGACCGTGGCGGACCTGCCGCTGCTCGACGCCGCACGGCACCGGCTGGGCGACGCGGACGCGCCGCGGCGCGCGCACCGGCAGGCGGCGGCCGTCGCGGCCGAGCGTGCGCGGCGGGCCGACGTCGTCGCGGACCTCCTCGCCGCCGACGACACGGAGATGCAGGTCATGTCGATGCTGCGCGGTGCGGACCTGGAGGCGGCGCTGCTCACCGGGGCGGGCGGGCCGACGGCCGACGGGGACCCGCTCGCGGGCCCGTTCGCGCACGTGGTCGTCGACGAGGCGCAGGAGCTGACGGACGCCGAGTGGCACATGCTGCTCGCGCGGTGCCCGTCGCGCAGCCTCACGGTCGTCGGCGACCGTGCCCAGGCCCGGCACGGGTTCGCGGGCTCGTGGCAGGAGCGGCTCGCCCGCGTCGGGCTCGAGCGGGTGCGCGTCGCGACGCTGACCATCGGCTACCGGACGCCGGCGCCCGTCATGGTCGAGGCGGAGCGGGTCGTGCGCGAGGCACTGCCCGACGTGACCGTGCCGACGTCGGTGCGCGGCGGCCCCCCGGTGCGCCACGGCGCGGTGGACGAGCTCGACCGGGTCGTGCGCGCCTGGCTCGCCGAGCACGACGAGGGCACCGCGTGCGTCGTCGGCGCGCCCGGGTACGCCGGCGACGGGGGGCGCGTGCGCTCGCTGCCGCCGGAGCTCGTCAAGGGCCTCGAGTTCGACCTCGTCGTCCTCGTCGACCCGGCATCCTGGGGCGACGGCGTGCAGGGCGCGGTCGACCGGTACGTGGCGATGACGCGGGCGACGCGGCAGCTGGTGGTGCTGACGCCCGGGTGACGGGGAGCACGCCGGGCCTCGGCGTGCTCCCCGTCGGCGGGCAGGAGCCCGCCTGGTCGGCGACCCGGTCGCCGCAGTGGCGTGCGGGCTACTGGACCCGGTAGATCTGGCCGCTCGACGCGTCACACCCGTCCGGCCACGAGCTGCCGCCCTCGTAGAGCCATTCGCCCCGCACGCCCAGCGTGTACAGCTTGCCCTGCGGCATGCACAGCTTCATCTTGTGCCCGTTGACGTAGACGGTGGCGTACAGCGCCACCGGCTTGCCGTTGTAGACCTTGTTGGCACACACGTTGGTGAGGGCGTAGAACGTTCCGTTGTAGAGGATCTCGAAGCAGTTGTACTTCGACACCATGCGCCACGTGGCTGCGTCCGCCGGCGCGGACGTCCCGCGACCAGGGCGCTGCTCATGAGGAACGCGCCGGCCACGGCGGCCACCGCTCGAAGCCTCGACGCTCGGAAGGATCGCATCATTCATCTCCCCTGCAGGCGGTTGAAGAGGCCACTTAATCGAGTAAGTGGGCTCGCTGCGACGCTATCAGGGCGACGATGCGGCGTCGATGGTGACATTTGCTGAAACGATTCGGCATTCTGCCGGCCGGGGCACAGGGGTTGACATGTCCCGAGAATTGCGGGCACGCGAGGACGGCCGCTCGCGCTGCCCCGAAGGGCCGGTGCACGGCGGGCGACGCCACGTGTCGCCGCCGTGCTGCGGCGTGGAGGCGGTCGTCCCCAAGCGTCGAGGGCGACGACAGCATGGTGGCGCCCACGACGCCGAAGGCCCCGCCCGGGTGACCGGTGCGGGGCCTTCGTGTGCGAGCCGCCTTGGGGAATCGAACCCCAGACCTTCTCATTACGAGTGAGACGCTCTGCCGACTGAGCTAAGGCGGCGCTGTCGTGACGGCCGACCCGAAGGCCGCGCCGCAACGGCGAGCGCGCCCACTGTACCCGGCGCCGCGCCCGACTCCAAAGTCAGCGGCGGGTGGTGCGCGCCACCCCGCGGGTCAGCAGCGCGCACCCTCCTCGGGGACCGCCCCGGTCAGCAGGTAGGCGTCCACCGTCTCCTGCACGCAGGAGCTGCCGCGGCCGTAGGCGGTGTGCCCCTCGCCCTCGTACGTGAGCAGGACGGCGGACGAGAGCTGCTCCGCGAGCGCCTGCGACCACGCGTACGGCGTCGCCGGGTCGTTCGTCGTGCCGACGACGAGGATCGGCGCCGCTCCCTCGGCGGCGTACGAGTCCAGCGCCCCGACCTCCGGCACCGGCCACTGCGCGCAGCCCGCGCCGCCGTAGGAGAAGAACTGCCCCACGGTCGGCGCGACGGCGGCGATCTCGGCCGCCTCCGCGCGCATGGCCTCCGGCTCCGCGGGGGCGCGGTCGTCGAGGCAGAGGATCGCCGTGAACGCCTCGTTCTGGTTCGACACGTACGTGCCGTCCGGCTGGCGGCCGTAGTACTGGTCGGCGAGCTGCAGCAGGGGCGAGCCGTCGCCCGCGAACGCCGCCGTCAGCGCCTGCGTGAGCGCCGGCCACGACTGCTGCGCGTACAGGGGCGTCGCGACCCCGGCGAACGCGAGCGAGACCGTGAGCTCGCGGTCGGTCTGCGTCCGCAGCGGGTTCGCCCGGATCCGGTCGAACAGCGCGCCGATCTGGGCCATGCCGTCGTCGACGTCGCCGCGCAGCGGGCACCCGGAGGCGGCCTGGCAGTCGGCCACGTACGCGCGCAGCGCGTTCTCGAACCCCGCGGCCTGCCCCGCGGCGACCTCGCCGGAGTCGAGCGTCGGGTCCATCGCGCCGTCGAGCACGAGGCGGCCCACGCGCTCGGGGAACAGCGCCGCGTACGTCGCGCCGAGGTCCGTGCCGTACGAGTACCCGAGGTAGCTGAGGGCGTCGTCACCGAGCGCGGCCCGCAGGACGTCCATGTCGCGCGCCGCGCTCGCGGTGTCCACGTGCCCCAGCAGCGGTCCGGTCCGCTCGAGGCAGGCCCGGCCGAACTCCGCGTTGCGCTCGACCGCCTCCGCGATGCCCGCGTCGGTGCTGAAGTCGGGCACCCAGGCCGTCATCGCGTCGAGCTCCGCCGGCTCGACGCAGGTGACCGGCGACGAGGCCTGCACGCCCCGCGGGTCGAACGCGACCAGGTCGTACGCGGCCCGCACCTTCGCGCTCACCATCTGCTGGAAGGCGGGCAGGTAGTCGATGCCCGAGTGCCCCGGGCCGCCCGGGTTCAGCAGGAGCGACCCGACCGGGTCGCCCGAGGTCGAGGGGACGCGCCGCAGCGCGACCGTGATCGTCTCGCCCTCCGGCTGCGACCAGTCGAGCGGAACGGTCGCCTCCGCGC includes these proteins:
- the helR gene encoding RNA polymerase recycling motor ATPase HelR encodes the protein MTSVFALPARLAAKADPALVAQDEEHLTAVADAVARSVDVLSARLDAVRRAPAGPAGQAVERDQEVHRLTARLRTLRRFGADLCLGRMVRADDAAPVYVGRLGLTDEDGRRLLVDWRSPAAAPFFGATHADPMGLVSRRRYRWTGGRVTDFWDEVFTPDGLTGHAALDDQSAFLAELAAARTPRMRDVLGTLQADQDAVVRAGSDGALVVDGGPGTGKTVVALHRTAYLLHSDPRLGHRRGGVLVVGPHAPYLAYVEDVLPSLGEEGVRTCTLRDLVPEGATAVEETDPEVARLKASLDMVRAIEPAVRFSERPPTARLVVDTPWVDVPVGPDDWAEAFDAAEPGTPHNEARDQVWEALLDALVDRHADDDVPADPLRRALARDRDLRRTFGRAWPLLDAADLVADLWSVPAYLRLCAPWLAPEQVRLLQRPDPRAWTVADLPLLDAARHRLGDADAPRRAHRQAAAVAAERARRADVVADLLAADDTEMQVMSMLRGADLEAALLTGAGGPTADGDPLAGPFAHVVVDEAQELTDAEWHMLLARCPSRSLTVVGDRAQARHGFAGSWQERLARVGLERVRVATLTIGYRTPAPVMVEAERVVREALPDVTVPTSVRGGPPVRHGAVDELDRVVRAWLAEHDEGTACVVGAPGYAGDGGRVRSLPPELVKGLEFDLVVLVDPASWGDGVQGAVDRYVAMTRATRQLVVLTPG
- a CDS encoding alpha/beta hydrolase — its product is MPTPPALRRCALVVLVVLALAACSPAPRHQATAPTSGGATAGADVDPALAPFYEQELEWAACGAHQCAEATVPLDWSQPEGETITVALRRVPSTSGDPVGSLLLNPGGPGHSGIDYLPAFQQMVSAKVRAAYDLVAFDPRGVQASSPVTCVEPAELDAMTAWVPDFSTDAGIAEAVERNAEFGRACLERTGPLLGHVDTASAARDMDVLRAALGDDALSYLGYSYGTDLGATYAALFPERVGRLVLDGAMDPTLDSGEVAAGQAAGFENALRAYVADCQAASGCPLRGDVDDGMAQIGALFDRIRANPLRTQTDRELTVSLAFAGVATPLYAQQSWPALTQALTAAFAGDGSPLLQLADQYYGRQPDGTYVSNQNEAFTAILCLDDRAPAEPEAMRAEAAEIAAVAPTVGQFFSYGGAGCAQWPVPEVGALDSYAAEGAAPILVVGTTNDPATPYAWSQALAEQLSSAVLLTYEGEGHTAYGRGSSCVQETVDAYLLTGAVPEEGARC